The Saccopteryx leptura isolate mSacLep1 chromosome 2, mSacLep1_pri_phased_curated, whole genome shotgun sequence genome has a window encoding:
- the SPATA31F1 gene encoding LOW QUALITY PROTEIN: protein SPATA31F1 (The sequence of the model RefSeq protein was modified relative to this genomic sequence to represent the inferred CDS: substituted 2 bases at 2 genomic stop codons), producing the protein MLSFPFVLSNVGYFLYTYGTIFTIILIIWQVKRNHRGLRLETKTSCCLRHQKVRQRARDAASRARRRSWKEAEKPWELLSIMKSQSWLPQEGSVRRLLCADSCCQICNAMALEIQHLLVGENTLIFPTSPGPSQSTLCLEILSKSTMPVEXSLRHHSTHSREHLFSSANPSVSQLMDQAFLTWSAAQSAAQSGSSVSVQDYXAENVQLEQGFQVPGMSSVQKTMSSSQFEGPMIPVNQEEMIQSNFNFVYGNQGQQSLHPQVSLMTLNLENTMLTHSMALPMVTVLPTHLPLPSPEVLQILEVHVKKWMHFQRWGLPRRVEESLRQLMPNPQLFHQPINNQSLSFLQNNTSRHSVEKFAAISFQTWGSYLAGQATQALWVSEWSKMDPIQRHHHQQNPNHVALALPSPTFKDLSGLYSLTEQQANGSVGHLQQKYNQLFCGLPSLHSESLTNTFLGSQVHSTIGNMPNLPLKDPFLFKELSCLPLLHRTPPQSAPPSSPSSLDWVTPYDHQQAQMNVPFLTLAKCEALEWHLLQRQLQLQWGLPPVFQRTQQTQSPEQHNSCDTTQSPETVKTSWPGKPISVLTKELLFPPEHARKRLKFHLQRQLSHHRWGLPQKIQQSQLLLAHSRQQTPSWSSTAPANVSAPQPSPLDAAGAGDPFSAFKDPVSVLMPHLLNQAKAILQSHIDFKCGQIHEGKVPAHVHKSCECIIPENPRGLEVASFICIPESKPLELQAAADPDLQQKVTPWIPGVLDQQQQTSPDAVLEHPRLLRALSEEAVERLETTLRHRYLAFLSGLPPLSVALPKAVAPAITTQAGVTEVVPETVKILAAPLIQMISPEEQCPSSGLCFQDANETCAEIADDFQPEVQVEGMIEREPLESQTEPSRLYLIKKPLLAKLNFHLRRKMLEILWGIPTKARESREQTVAIPESTPTQESPGSQNNQRKTLLQELPTSPHTPQAPHLKWLHLKEQLAIELKAVKQTQKQPGSRETPHDSAQSSSKMSQPSGDMTEGQVLCVQVEASVNSASLEEPWSPESQSPGQSKDSAPLPMLPEKKEDPGKRRLAGDNGEGDTEFALSSTKEKSHLAGAHRPEGMPLNRTPRIQSQWRHNFYHKTFCQHSSQQGPQLQPPELPPGVPEGKESENDLQDSQISLKPAKIPENAQSVGPQVSQGQPVLGQLIQHKPLQRQILQGQVLPGLMIPAYTHKTPSLPELGLRDKMKSFLQHVNLKAKGKGHKESTFSTAKVANTRKENVEKRITPAKSPLELTKPEKTTRRNLKAQSAPTEKQVGLALLDGSCSSDSKLWHHSRAHQLHSASGVSRPRHCPRHCPRVACATLSGNPLSLTSERNIGLLKKTQHHQKTL; encoded by the exons ATGTTGagctttccttttgttctttcgAATGTTGGCTATTTCTTATATACATATGGCACCATCTTCACTATTATCCTAATTATCTGGCAAGTGAAAAGGAATCACCGTGGATTAAGGTTAGAAACCAAAACGAGCTGCTGCCTG cgtCACCAAAAAGTCAGGCAAAGGGCAAGAGATGCAGCATCAAGAG CTAGGAGACGGTCCTGGAAAGAAGCTGAGAAGCCATGGGAGCTGCTCTCTATCATGAAAAG CCAGAGCTGGCTTCCTCAGGAGGGAAGTGTGCGGAGGCTCCTGTGTGCAGACTCTTGCTGCCAAATCTGCAATGCCATGGCCCTGGAGATCCAGCACTTGCTGGTGGGTGAGAACACCCTGATCTTTCCCACTTCACCAGGACCATCACAGAGTACCCTTTGCCTAGAGATTTTGTCCAAGTCCACTATGCCTGTTGAGTAGAGTTTGAGGCATCATTCCACGCACTCCAGAGAGCACTTATTTTCATCTGCAAACCCTTCAGTGTCACAATTAATGGATCAGGCATTCTTAACCTGGTCAGCTGCCCAGTCAGCTGCCCAATCAGGCAGTTCAGTAAGTGTGCAAGATTACTGAGCTGAAAATGTCCAGCTAGAACAGGGATTTCAAGTGCCAGGCATGTCCAGTGTCCAAAAGACTATGTCTTCTTCACAGTTTGAGGGACCTATGATTCCAGTGAACCAGGAGGAGATGATACAGAGCAACTTTAACTTTGTGTACGGGAACCAAGGTCAACAGTCCTTGCATCCCCAGGTCTCTCTAATGACCCTCAACCTAGAAAACACTATGCTCACACATTCCATGGCCCTGCCTATGGTCACTGTCCTCCCTACCCACCTGCCATTGCCCAGTCCTGAAGTCTTGCAGATTCTTGAGGTACATGTTAAAAAATGGATGCATTTCCAGAGGTGGGGGCTGCCCAGGCGTGTAGAGGAGTCCTTGAGGCAGCTTATGCCAAACCCACAATTATTTCACCAACCTATAAACAATCAATCCCTTTCTTTCCTCCAAAATAATACTTCTAGACACTCTGTTGAGAAATTTGCAGCCATTTCCTTCCAGACCTGGGGTTCCTATCTGGCTGGCCAGGCTACCCAGGCACTCTGGGTTTCTGAATGGTCCAAGATGGACCCAATACAAAGGCACCACCACCAGCAAAACCCGAACCATGTGGCTCTTGCCTTGCCCTCTCCAACCTTTAAAGACTTAAGTGGCCTCTATTCACTTACTGAGCAACAGGCTAATGGCTCAGTGGGCCATTTGCAGCAGAAATACAACCAGCTATTCTGTGGCCTCCCTTCTCTGCACAGTGAGTCCCTAACTAACACCTTCTTGGGCTCACAAGTGCACTCCACGATCGGGAACATGCCCAACCTGCCCTTGAAggatccttttcttttcaaagagctctcctgcctccctctgctgCATAGAACTCCACCCCAGTCAGCCCCACCATCATCCCCATCTTCCCTAGACTGGGTCACACCTTATGACCATCAACAAGCCCAGATGAATGTCCCATTTCTGACTCTGGCCAAGTGTGAAGCCTTGGAGTGGCACCTGCTGCAGAGGCAGCTCCAGCTTCAGTGGGGTTTGCCACCTGTTTTCCAGAGAACTCAGCAAACCCAGAGCCCCGAGCAACATAACTCTTGTGACACAACCCAGTCTCCTGAGACTGTGAAAACTTCCTGGCCAGGTAAGCCCATTTCCGTCCTCACAAAGGAACTACTCTTCCCTCCGGAGCATGCCCGGAAGCGGCTGAAATTCCATCTTCAGAGGCAATTAAGTCACCACCGCTGGGGCCTGCCCCAGAAGATCCAGCAGTCCCAGTTGCTCCTGGCCCACAGTCGCCAGCAGACTCCGTCCTGGAGCAGCACCGCCCCAGCCAACGTGAGTGCTCCCCAACCCTCACCCCTTGATGCCGCCGGTGCTGGTGACCCTTTCTCAGCCTTTAAGGACCCAGTGTCAGTCCTCATGCCACACTTACTTAACCAGGCCAAGGCAATACTGCAGAGCCACATCGACTTTAAATGTGGGCAGATTCACGAAGGCAAGGTTCCTGCACATGTGCATAAGTCTTGTGAGTGCATAATTCCTGAGAATCCCAGGGGCCTTGAAGTAGCTTCCTTCATCTGCATCCCAGAGAGCAAGCCCCTGGAGCTACAGGCAGCCGCCGACCCTGACCTACAACAGAAAGTTACTCCCTGGATCCCAGGAGTCCTCGATCAGCAGCAACAGACCTCGCCAGATGCTGTCCTTGAGCATCCTAGGCTACTCCGAGCCCTGTCTGAGGAAGCCGTTGAGAGACTGGAGACGACTTTGCGGCACAGGTACCTGGCCTTCTTGTCAGGACTGCCTCCTCTTTCTGTGGCTCTCCCCAAGGCCGTGgccccagcaatcaccactcaAGCTGGAGTCACGGAAGTGGTACCTGAGACTGTCAAAATCTTAGCAGCACCTCTGATCCAGATGATCTCACCTGAAGAGCAGTGTCCAAGCTCTGGGCTGTGCTTTCAAGATGCCAATGAAACTTGTGCAGAAATTGCAGATGACTTTCAGCCTGAAGTGCAAGTGGAAGGAATGATTGAGAGGGAGCCTCTAGAAAGCCAGACAGAGCCTTCTAGGCTCTACTTAATCAAGAAACCCCTCTTGGCCAAACTAAATTTCCATCTGAGAAGGAAGATGCTAGAGATACTCTGGGGAATCCCTACAAAGGCAAGGGAGTCCCGGGAACAAACTGTAGCAATCCCAGAGAGCACACCCACCCAGGAGTCTCCTGGGAGTCaaaacaaccaaagaaaaacacTGCTCCAGGAGCTCCCCACCTCACCACACACTCCCCAGGCCCCACATCTAAAGTGGCTCCACCTTAAAGAACAGCTGGCCATTGAGTTAAAGGCAGTGAAGCAGACCCAGAAGCAACCTGGTTCCAGAGAAACGCCCCATGACTCTGCCCAGTCTTCTTCTAAGATGTCACAGCCCAGCGGAGACATGACAGAGGGCCAGGTGCTTTGTGTTCAGGTGGAGGCAAGTGTGAACAGCGCCAGCCTGGAGGAGCCCTGGAGCCCGGAGtcccaaagccctggccagagcaAGGACTCAGCCCCACTGCCCATGCTGCCTGAAAAGAAAGAGGACCCCGGCAAACGCAGATTGGCAGGAGACAATGGGGAAGGAGATACAGAGTTTGCGCTCTcctcaacaaaagaaaaaagccacCTTGCTGGAGCCCACAGGCCAGAGGGGATGCCTCTAAACAGGACACCCCGGATCCAAAGTCAATGGAGACATAACTTTTACCACAAAACTTTCTGTCAACACAGTTCCCAGCAGGGCCCTCAGCTTCAGCCCCCAGAGCTACCTCCAGGAGTCCCTGAGGGGAAAGAATCTGAGAATGATCTGCAAGACAGTCAAATCAGCCTCAAACCAGCAAAGATTCCTGAGAATGCCCAGTCTGTGGGGCCCCAGGTATCACAGGGCCAGCCTGTCCTGGGACAACTCATTCAGCATAAGCCTTTGCAGCGCCAAATTTTGCAAGGCCAGGTTTTACCAGGGCTGATGATACCAGCTTATACTCACAAGACGCCCAGCCTTCCAGAATTGGGCTTAAGAGATAAGATGAAATCCTTTCTGCAACATGTAAACCTCAAGGCAAAAGGCAAAGGGCACAAGGAATCCACGTTCTCAACAGCGAAAGTGGCCAAcaccagaaaagaaaatgtagaaaagagGATTACTCCAGCCAAAAGTCCTCTGGAGCTAACTAAGCCAGAGAAGACGACAAGAAGGAACTTGAAGGCCCAGTCCGCCCCCACTGAGAAGCAGGTGGGCCTGGCCCTCTTGGATGGCTCCTGTTCCTCAGACAGCAAGCTCTGGCACCACTCCCGCGCCCATCAACTCCACTCCGCCTCAGGTGTGAGCCGCCCCCGCCACTGCCCTCGGCACTGTCCACGAGTGGCTTGTGCCACCCTATCAGGGAACCCACTCTCTCTCACCTCAGAGAGAAACATTGGCCTGCTCAAGAAGACCCAGCACCATCAAAAGACTTTGTAG